In one Acanthochromis polyacanthus isolate Apoly-LR-REF ecotype Palm Island chromosome 20, KAUST_Apoly_ChrSc, whole genome shotgun sequence genomic region, the following are encoded:
- the pxdc1b gene encoding PX domain-containing protein 1 has protein sequence MASAVFEGTSLVNMFVRDCWVNGIRRLIISQRGEEEEFFEIRTEWSDRNILYLHRSYSDLGRLFKRLLESFPEDRRDLSKSPMIEGLVKIKEASDIEEKLNEVERLLKNAINMPCKYSRSEVMLTFFERSPLDQVLRNDKVHRIQPCFQSPIKISEIMRSNGFCLANTETIVFDHSIPEEKERPSSTDSVEHTYEDGTEFLPMEADVCDEETEAYVTNLSYYHLVPFETDILE, from the exons ATGGCATCGGCTGTGTTTGAAGGGACGTCGCTGGTCAACATGTTTGTCCGGGACTGCTGGGTGAACGGGATCCGGAGACTCATCATCAGCCAGCGcggggaggaagaggagttcTTCGAGATCAGGACTGAGTGGTCCGACAGGAACATTTTATACTTGCATCGGAGTTATTCGGATCTGGGGAGGCTGTTTAAAAGACTGCTGGAGTCCTTTCCTGAGGACAGAAGAGACCTCTCCAAGTCTCCAATGATAGAAG GACTGGTAAAAATCAAAGAGGCAAGCGACATAGAGGAGAAGCTGAACGAGGTGGAAAGACTACTGAAGAACGCCATCAACATGCCATGCAAG TATTCCAGGTCAGAGGTGATGTTGACCTTCTTTGAGCGATCACCGCTGGACCAGGTGTTGAGGAATGACAAAGTCCACAGAATCCAGCCATGTTTTCAGAGTCCAATCAAGATATCAG AGATCATGCGGTCCAATGGATTCTGTCTGGCCAACACAGAAACCATTGTATTTGATCACAGTATCcctgaagagaaagagagaccgTCATCCACTGACTCTGTAGAACATAC GTATGAGGATGGAACAGAGTTTTTGCCAATGGAAGCAGATGTGTGCGACGAGGAAACAGAAGCGTATGTCACCAACCTGTCCTACTACCATCTGGTCCCATTTGAAACTGACATCCTGGAATGA